From Micromonospora nigra, one genomic window encodes:
- a CDS encoding DUF2795 domain-containing protein: protein MASYADVLQYLSSLDYPAEKDAVLREAEREGAPPDVLRALRALPPVRYANDTEVARSAGIDAAPEVDAAQRAEQARDKRHQRVSQHLRGI, encoded by the coding sequence ATGGCCAGTTACGCCGACGTCCTGCAGTACCTGTCGAGCCTGGACTACCCGGCCGAGAAGGACGCCGTGCTGCGTGAGGCCGAACGGGAGGGCGCGCCGCCGGACGTGCTGCGTGCCCTGCGGGCCCTGCCGCCGGTGCGGTACGCCAACGACACCGAGGTCGCGCGCTCCGCCGGGATCGACGCCGCGCCGGAGGTGGATGCGGCGCAGCGGGCGGAGCAGGCCCGCGACAAGCGGCACCAGCGGGTGTCACAGCACCTGCGCGGCATCTGA
- a CDS encoding DUF2267 domain-containing protein, which produces MNYDTFVDQVAWRTGTAPQRAVELTLATLETLAERLTGGEMLDLATQLPRPLAIVLRPTPHTEAADRFGAAEFVARLARRGGVEEPAARDVARAVFVTLREAVTGGEFDELITQLPRDYRDIVEPALAPGATLRRA; this is translated from the coding sequence ATGAACTACGACACCTTCGTCGACCAGGTGGCCTGGCGTACCGGGACCGCACCGCAGCGGGCGGTGGAGCTGACCCTTGCGACGCTGGAGACCCTCGCCGAGCGGCTGACCGGCGGGGAGATGCTCGACCTCGCCACCCAGCTGCCGCGACCCCTGGCGATCGTGCTGCGCCCCACGCCGCACACCGAGGCGGCGGACCGGTTCGGTGCCGCCGAGTTCGTCGCCCGGCTGGCCCGACGGGGCGGCGTCGAGGAGCCCGCCGCCCGCGACGTCGCGCGGGCGGTGTTCGTCACCCTGCGGGAGGCGGTCACCGGCGGCGAGTTCGACGAGCTGATCACCCAACTGCCCCGCGACTACCGCGACATCGTCGAACCCGCACTGGCCCCCGGTGCCACCCTGCGTCGCGCCTGA